In Rhodamnia argentea isolate NSW1041297 chromosome 11, ASM2092103v1, whole genome shotgun sequence, one genomic interval encodes:
- the LOC115750453 gene encoding sugar transport protein 8-like, translated as MPAVVTSHGGHMPEHDGKITFYVILCVIISAFGGLLFGYDIGISGGVTAMDDFLIKFFPDVYEKKKRAHEDNYCKYDNEYLQLFTSSLYIAALVASFVASKVCSKFGRRTTLQIGSFFFVAGVALQAGGVNLTMVVFGRIILGCGVGFGNQAVPLFLSELAPARIRGALNICFQLFITIGILIAGIINYFTSNIHPHGWRISLGLAGVPAVILLVGSFAICETPTSLIERDQIDQGKATLRRIRGTDNIAAEFDSIVIASDAARRVKNPFRKLMRASSRPPLVIAIVLQVFQQFTGINAIMFYAPVLFQTVGFGNNAALLSTVITGLVNVFSTLVSIYTVDKAGRRMLLLEACVQMFITQTVIGLLLLLHLKPAGSLSSTEAIVVVVLVCVYVMGFAWSWGPLGWLIPSETFPLETRTAGFACAVSSNMLCTFIIAQAFLSMMCHMKAGIFFFFAAWILVMGLFTLFLLPETKGVPVDSMVDRVWKQHWFWKRYMIDDENDDDNVIKG; from the exons ATGCCAGCTGTCGTCACAAGCCATGGCGGCCATATGCCCGAGCATGACGGGAAGATAACTTTCTACGTCATTCTATGTGTGATTATCTCGGCCTTTGGAGGATTGCTATTTGGATATGACATTGGAATTTCAG GTGGAGTGACCGCCATGGATGACTTCTTGATAAAATTCTTCCCGGATGTTTACGAGAAAAAGAAGCGTGCCCACGAGGACAACTATTGTAAATACGACAACGAGTACCTCCAGCTGTTCACATCTTCTTTGTACATAGCTGCTCTCGTAGCCAGCTTTGTAGCCTCAAAGGTGTGTTCCAAATTCGGCCGAAGGACGACATTGCAAATTGGGTCCTTCTTCTTCGTCGCGGGGGTTGCACTCCAAGCGGGCGGTGTCAATCTTACCATGGTCGTCTTTGGCAGAATCATCCTTGGTTGTGGTGTTGGATTCGGTAATCAAGCAGTGCCTCTGTTTCTATCTGAATTAGCTCCTGCTAGAATCAGAGGTGCTCTCAACATTTGCTTCCAACTCTTCATTACAATTGGGATCCTTATTGCCGGCATTATCAACTACTTCACATCCAACATTCACCCTCACGGGTGGCGAATCTCTCTCGGCTTGGCCGGTGTCCCGGCCGTTATCCTCCTTGTGGGCTCATTCGCCATATGTGAGACCCCTACTAGCCTCATCGAGCGCGACCAGATCGACCAAGGCAAGGCTACCCTAAGGAGGATCCGTGGCACCGATAACATTGCTGCCGAGTTTGATTCGATTGTTATCGCCAGTGACGCCGCAAGGCGAGTGAAGAACCCGTTCCGCAAGCTCATGAGGGCATCAAGCAGGCCTCCTCTTGTCATAGCCATAGTGTTACAGGTGTTCCAGCAATTCACAGGGATCAACGCGATCATGTTCTATGCACCAGTTCTATTCCAAACGGTCGGGTTCGGTAACAATGCGGCGCTGCTCTCGACAGTCATCACCGGGCTCGTGAACGTTTTCAGCACGTTAGTGTCGATTTACACGGTGGACAAGGCTGGTCGGAGGATGTTGCTCCTTGAGGCTTGTGTCCAGATGTTCATCACTCAG ACTGTGATAGGATTGCTCTTGCTACTACACCTGAAACCAGCAGGGTCTCTCAGCTCTACGGAGGCGATAGTCGTGGTGGTGCTGGTGTGCGTGTACGTGATGGGATTCGCATGGTCATGGGGTCCGCTAGGGTGGCTGATTCCAAGCGAGACCTTCCCTCTAGAGACGAGGACGGCCGGTTTCGCCTGCGCGGTGAGCTCCAACATGCTTTGCACCTTCATCATCGCGCAGGCCTTCCTGTCGATGATGTGCCACATGAAGGccggcatcttcttcttcttcgccgcgTGGATCCTGGTCATGGGGCTCTTTACATTGTTCCTCTTGCCTGAGACGAAGGGCGTGCCTGTGGACTCGATGGTCGACAGAGTGTGGAAGCAGCATTGGTTCTGGAAGCGGTACATGATTGATGACGAGAATGATGATGACAACGTCATCAAAGGATAA
- the LOC125312758 gene encoding F-box/kelch-repeat protein At3g06240-like, with protein sequence MSSSDDPNIPQDVVVEILKRLPVESLLRFRCVSRSWRSAIDDPRFVALHLNHSALDASNWHLLCLHRFDPVQRLCSLFPNVSLALPSQSQIEIPFGNPANQCSFVGSCNGLICVREFSTNGPGETFYLWNLFTRKHKAVPRSGLKHQYLSAVTLHRVLGFGFDAGSNDYKIVRIFYVLEDSGGCLGGPKARVEIYSLSTDSWRSLEWEVPAFCGYRTAVFFNGKLHSFAFKFDGPWGKCADGLIVSFDVAGEVFDEIALPEEIQKDSGRLIVSVAVLSDLLAVFTSRCGDAYADPKPQSVCSIWVMRDYGVPKSWTKLYNFEARGMVIGFGGFTCNGELLMEIHSGEPFSWNLITRQFTNLPLLETCDWVTIAESLVKL encoded by the coding sequence ATGAGTTCCTCCGACGACCCAAATATACCTCAAGACGTCGTCGTCGAGATCCTGAAGCGATTGCCGGTGGAATCTCTCCTCCGATTCAGGTGTGTTTCCCGATCATGGCGTTCCGCCATCGACGACCCTCGTTTCGTGGCCCTCCACTTGAACCACTCCGCTCTTGATGCCTCCAACTGGCATCTCCTCTGTCTACATCGGTTCGATCCTGTGCAGAGGCTGTGCTCTCTGTTTCCCAATGTGTCTCTTGCTCTGCCTTCCCAGTCACAAATCGAAATTCCATTTGGTAATCCTGCCAACCAGTGCAGTTTTGTTGGTTCGTGTAATGGCTTGATCTGCGTCAGAGAATTTTCCACAAATGGCCCTGGTGAGACgttttatttgtggaatttattcaccAGAAAGCACAAGGCGGTTCCACGATCCGGTCTGAAGCATCAATATCTTTCCGCGGTGACTCTTCATAGAGTTTTAGGGTTTGGCTTCGACGCTGGCTCGAATGACTATAAGATTGTGAGGATTTTCTATGTTTTAGAAGATAGTGGTGGATGCCTTGGTGGGCCAAAGGCTCGAGTCGAGATTTATTCACTCAGTACAGATTCCTGGAGAAGTTTGGAGTGGGAGGTTCCTGCTTTCTGCGGATACAGAACGGCGGTCTTCTTCAATGGGAAGCTGCACTCGTTTGCATTCAAGTTCGATGGTCCGTGGGGTAAGTGTGCAGACGGATTGATAGTCTCGTTCGATGTGGCAGGTGAGGTGTTTGACGAAATAGCTCTGCCGGAAGAGATTCAGAAAGACAGTGGCAGATTAATAGTGTCTGTGGCAGTATTGAGTGACTTGCTGGCTGTGTTCACTAGTCGTTGTGGGGATGCATATGCCGACCCCAAACCTCAATCCGTTTGTTCTATTTGGGTTATGAGAGACTACGGCGTGCCCAAGTCTTGGACTAAGCTGTACAATTTTGAGGCTCGCGGAATGGTAATAGGATTTGGTGGCTTCACGTGCAATGGTGAGCTTCTGATGGAGATACATAGTGGAGAACCATTTTCTTGGAATCTGATCACGAGACAATTCACAAATCTTCCATTATTGGAGACTTGCGATTGGGTCACCATTGCAGAGAGCCTCGTTAAACTTTAG
- the LOC115750454 gene encoding sugar transport protein 8-like translates to MPAVITSHGGHIPEHDGKITFYVILCVIISAFGGLLFGYDIGISGGVTAMDDFLIKFFPDVYEKKKHAHEDNYCKYDNEYLQLFTSSLYIAALVASFAASKVCSKFGRRTTLQIGSFFFVAGVALQAGGVNLTMVVFGRIVLGCGVGFGNQAVPLFLSELAPARIRGALNICFQLFITIGILIAGIINYFTSNIHPHGWRISLGLAGVPAVILLVGSFAICETPTSLIERDQIDQGKATLRRIRGTDNIAAEFDSIVIASEAARRVKNPFRKLMRPSSRPPLVIAIVLQVFQQFTGINAIMFYAPVLFQTVGFGNNAALLSTVITGLVNVFSTLVSIYTVDKAGRRMLLLEACVQMFITQTVIGLLLLLHLKPAGSLSSAEAIVVVVLVCVYVMGFAWSWGPLGWLIPSETFPLETRTAGFACAVSSNMLCTFIIAQAFLSMMCHMKAGIFFFFAAWILVMGLFTLFLLPETKGVPVDSMVERVWKQHWFWKRYMIDDENDDDNVIKG, encoded by the exons ATGCCGGCTGTCATCACGAGCCACGGCGGCCATATACCCGAGCATGACGGGAAGATAACTTTCTACGTCATTCTGTGTGTGATTATCTCAGCCTTCGGAGGATTGCTATTTGGATATGACATTGGAATTTCAG GTGGAGTGACCGCCATGGATGACTTCTTGATAAAATTCTTCCCGGACGTTTACGAGAAAAAGAAGCATGCCCACGAGGACAACTATTGTAAATACGACAACGAGTACCTCCAGTTGTTCACATCTTCTCTGTACATAGCTGCTCTCGTAGCCAGCTTTGCAGCCTCAAAGGTGTGTTCCAAATTCGGCCGAAGGACGACGTTGCAGATTGGGTCCTTCTTCTTCGTCGCAGGGGTTGCACTCCAAGCCGGCGGTGTCAATCTTACCATGGTCGTCTTTGGTAGAATCGTCCTTGGTTGTGGTGTTGGATTCGGTAATCAGGCGGTGCCTCTGTTTCTATCTGAATTAGCTCCTGCTAGAATCAGAGGAGCTCTCAACATTTGCTTCCAGCTCTTCATTACAATTGGGATCCTTATTGCCGGCATTATCAACTACTTCACATCCAACATTCACCCTCACGGGTGGCGAATCTCTCTTGGCTTGGCCGGTGTCCCGGCCGTGATCCTCCTTGTGGGCTCATTCGCCATATGTGAGACCCCTACTAGCCTCATCGAGCGCGACCAGATCGACCAAGGCAAGGCCACCCTAAGGAGGATCCGTGGCACCGATAACATTGCTGCCGAGTTTGATTCGATTGTTATTGCCAGTGAGGCCGCAAGGCGAGTGAAGAACCCGTTCCGCAAGCTCATGAGGCCATCGAGCAGGCCCCCTCTTGTCATAGCCATAGTGTTGCAGGTGTTCCAGCAGTTCACAGGGATCAACGCGATCATGTTCTATGCACCAGTTCTATTCCAGACGGTCGGGTTCGGTAACAATGCGGCGCTGCTCTCGACAGTCATCACTGGGCTCGTGAACGTTTTCAGCACGTTAGTGTCGATTTACACGGTGGACAAGGCTGGCCGGAGGATGTTGCTCCTTGAGGCTTGTGTCCAGATGTTCATCACTCAG ACTGTGATAGGATTGCTCTTGCTACTACACCTGAAACCAGCAGGGTCTCTCAGCTCTGCAGAGGCGATAGTCGTGGTGGTGCTGGTGTGCGTGTACGTGATGGGATTCGCATGGTCATGGGGTCCGCTAGGGTGGCTGATTCCAAGCGAGACCTTCCCTCTAGAGACGAGGACGGCCGGTTTCGCCTGCGCAGTGAGCTCCAACATGCTTTGCACCTTCATCATCGCGCAGGCCTTCCTGTCGATGATGTGCCACATGAAGGccggcatcttcttcttcttcgccgcgTGGATCTTGGTCATGGGGCTCTTTACATTGTTCCTCTTGCCTGAGACGAAGGGCGTGCCTGTGGACTCGATGGTCGAGAGAGTGTGGAAGCAGCATTGGTTCTGGAAGCGGTACATGATTGATGACGAGAATGACGATGACAACGTCATCAAAGGATAA